From the Halichoerus grypus chromosome 3, mHalGry1.hap1.1, whole genome shotgun sequence genome, one window contains:
- the LOC118537980 gene encoding melanoregulin-like: MGPRDWLRTVCCGYPCQCLEEPAAPEKEPLVSDRNPYSSFGATLARDDEKNLWSMPHDVSHREADDDRILYNLIVVRNQQAKDSEEWQKLIYDIYTLRQIRRGVRNRWKRILEDLVLSEGLKGFQKEADSWLSVTKLSTISDSKNTRKAREILLKRAEETSIFPTSWELSERYLFVVDRLIALDAAEEFFKIASRTYPKKPGVSSLADGQKELHYLPLPSP, translated from the exons ATGGGGCCGCGGGACTGGCTGAGGACCGTGTGCTGCGGCTACCCCTGCCAGTGCCTGGAGGAGCCAGCCGCACCAGAGAAGGAGCCCCTGGTCAGTGATCGCAATCCGTATTCTTCGTTTGGAGCAACTCTGGCGAGAGATGATGAAAAGAACTTGTGGAGCATGCCCCACGATGTGTCCCACAGAGAGGCAGATGACGACAGAATCCTGTACAATTTGATAGTCGTTCGAAATCAGCAGGCCAAAGATTCAGAGGAGTGGCAAAAACTCATCTACGATATCTACACCCTGCGGCAGATTCGGAGGGGAGTGAGAAATAGATGGAAACGCATTTTAGAGGATTTAGT ACTCTCGGAAGGACTAAAAGGTTTTCAAAAGGAAGCCGACTCTTGGTTGTCAGTGACGAAACTCAGCACCATCAGTGATTCTAAAAACACAAGGAAAGCGCGGGAGATACTGTTAAAACGGGCTGAAGAAACCAGTATTTTTCCAACAAGCTGGGAGCTCTCGGAGAGATACCTCTTTGTCGTGGATCGTCTCATTGCTCTTGATGCAGCAGAAGAGTTCTTTAAAATTGCCAGTCGAACTTACCCCAAGAAGCCTGGAGTCTCAAGCCTGGCAGATGGCCAGAAAGAACTGCACTACCTTCCACTTCCAAGTCCTTAA